The bacterium DNA window TTGCCCGGTTCGACTATTTCTCAAAAGATACAAACGACCTGTTGCCCGCCTCCAGAGACAATCTGATGGCCGCGCTGTCCGACAATCCAAAAAGTATACAGCTTTTACGGGAACACAAAAATCTGGGCGTTGCCAAAATCGTTTTGGTTCTGGCCGGCGTGGGACTGATCGGGTCGGCATTCATCGGCGTGGATAAAGATCATCCGCCCTCAGTAGGACTCATGGTAGGGGGCGGTATCGTGGCGAATTTATCCTGGGTGCCTTATTTTATGCAGAACGGCAAGATTGAGAATGCGATCGAGGTTTATAATCGCGATTAAATAGGGGCAACATAAATAGACGGATATATTAGATGGTTCAACTACACACTTTACAATCACAAGATTTTTACGAAGCGCGGGATTAATTATCCACGTGCTTTTTTTTTGAACAAATGATTTATTCACCAACCCGCGAGGCATGATGACAACACGTAATCAAGATGAAAAGAAACGGCTTTTTATCCTGGACACGAATGTGATCCTGTACGATTACACCTGTATTTATAATTTCAAAGAACACGACGTGGTGATCCCGATCGTCGTGCTGGAGGAGATCGATACTTTCAAGAAAGGCAGCGATCTGATCAATTTTCAGGCGCGGGAATTTATCCGCGAGATGGACAAGCTTTCCAAAGATCAATTATTCAAAAAAGGTTTGCCGCTCAGCAAAAGCCACGGACGTCTTTTTGTGGAAGTAGGGGAACCTTTTTCAGAGATGGTTTCCAGCGCATTTACCGTGAACAAGCCCGATCACCGCATTCTCGCCCTCGCCGATCAATTACGTACCAAGCGCAAGGACCGCGAGGTCATCATTATCAGCAAAGATATTAACCTGCGCATGAAAGCCAAATCGCTCGGTATACCTGCGGAGGATTATGAGACGGGTAAGATCCGGAACATCGACGAATTGTACACCGGCATTCAAGTGCATCAGGATTTTGATACGACGGTGATACGCAAATTTTATGAACAGCCGCATGGAGTGACGTTAGACGAGATCAAATTGCCGAAGAAACCCATGGCGAACGAATATTATATTTTGAAGAATCACAGCAGCAGCGTGCTGACGCATTTTAATCCCGCGGCGAGCGTATTGGAGAAAGTTGTGAAAAGGCCGGCGTACGGGATTGAACCGCGCAATGCAGAGCAGGTTTTTGCGCTGGACGCGCTCATGCGCCAGGAGGTTCCGGTTGTCACGCTCACCGGCAAAGCAGGAACCGGCAAAACACTGCTGGCTTTAGCGGCGGCTCTGCAACAACGGCAAAATTACAGTCAGATCTATCTTGCGCGGCCGGTAGTTCCCCTCAGTAACCGAGACATTGGATATTTGCCTGGCGATATTCATGAAAAACTCGATCCGTATATGCAGCCTTTGTGGGATAATCTGGCTGTGATCAAACACAAGTATCCTTCGGAAAGTTCGGAACATTCCCGTATCGCGGAAATGGTTGAAAAAGAGAAGCTCGTGATAGCGCCGCTGGCTTATATTCGCGGGCGCAGTTTGGATAAAATATTTTTCATCGTGGATGAAGCGCAAAATCTCACGCCGCATGAAATCAAAACGATCATTACGCGCGCCGGCGAAGGGGCAAAAATGGTTTTCGTAGGCGATATTTATCAAATCGATTCGCCCTATCTCGACAGCCAATCCAACGGGCTTACGTATCTGGTCGACCGAATGAAAGGGCAGGAACTTTTTGCTCATGTGAATCTTGTGAAAGGCGAGCGAAGCGCGTTGGCGGAATTGGCGAGTAATTTATTGTAGGACGGTCATTCTTTTGATTCTTTTTCATTGAAAGAAAGGAGATTTGAAAGGGTGTAGCTATGGCCGATGTAAAAAATGCACATCTTCAAAATTTGAGCCTTCAGATTGAAAAACATATTGATGCCACGCGACAGATGTTTGCGATGTACAATCCGGCGCAGCTAAACTGGAAACCGGATCATAAGAATTGGAGCGTAGCGCAATGTATTGATCACATTATCATTGCCGATCAACAGTATTTTAAAAACATAAAAAAGGCCATTGATCAGACGATCACGGGAGCATTGACGGAGAAGAAACCGTACCGCCCCGGATTTATTGCAAGATTTTCCATCTATGCACAACGGCCCGGTTTCTTATTAAAATTTAAAACGCCACTTGCTTTTAGACCTTCGGTTAGAACTGAGGGAAAAAAAA harbors:
- a CDS encoding PhoH family protein, which translates into the protein MTTRNQDEKKRLFILDTNVILYDYTCIYNFKEHDVVIPIVVLEEIDTFKKGSDLINFQAREFIREMDKLSKDQLFKKGLPLSKSHGRLFVEVGEPFSEMVSSAFTVNKPDHRILALADQLRTKRKDREVIIISKDINLRMKAKSLGIPAEDYETGKIRNIDELYTGIQVHQDFDTTVIRKFYEQPHGVTLDEIKLPKKPMANEYYILKNHSSSVLTHFNPAASVLEKVVKRPAYGIEPRNAEQVFALDALMRQEVPVVTLTGKAGTGKTLLALAAALQQRQNYSQIYLARPVVPLSNRDIGYLPGDIHEKLDPYMQPLWDNLAVIKHKYPSESSEHSRIAEMVEKEKLVIAPLAYIRGRSLDKIFFIVDEAQNLTPHEIKTIITRAGEGAKMVFVGDIYQIDSPYLDSQSNGLTYLVDRMKGQELFAHVNLVKGERSALAELASNLL
- a CDS encoding DinB family protein, with product MADVKNAHLQNLSLQIEKHIDATRQMFAMYNPAQLNWKPDHKNWSVAQCIDHIIIADQQYFKNIKKAIDQTITGALTEKKPYRPGFIARFSIYAQRPGFLLKFKTPLAFRPSVRTEGKKILEDFILHEQELLVLIKKCDGWDINTIKLHSPVHSHFKFSLGECFSILVTHQERHLHQARSVSQRVEFPKGIQA